AACTAAACAACTCCATGCAAATTGTAGTTCTCAGGAAAAATCCATTTGTGGCACTTTCCCAATTTGTTGTCGTTTGTGTGGCAGCAAAAGGACAGGCAAATTTAAATATTTGCCTGGCCGTTATGTCTAGCTTGTGATTCATACACCGAAAAGGACTCCATGACAAAGATTTTGAAGTGACTTGAGGCGTAGCGGCCCCTGTTAACCACGGCGATAAACTTGAGGTGAAAATGCACTGCAGACTGCTTACAAAACAATTAAGCCAGTGATGACAACACACGTACTTTGTTTCCAGGTCTTTTCTAGCCTTTAAAAGCACCATTTTAGCCTGTGTGCAATTAGACCACAGTAATCTGCCAAAAAAAGGCCAACTTCAATTTGTCTTCAACGTCCCTTTCTAGAACTATCTGCCACCACACTAACAATATGTCGGTTTCTATGACTAAGTAGGCTGAATCATCAGCATACCCATTTTGGGCCACCCAAAAGTACAGCTCTGAGCAAAAAATTTATTTGCAGGTAATAAGTTTGCAGCTCATATTTAAGTGCTTCGTCCTACAAATTGCCATTAATCTGGATGGGTGACAGAAATGTGCAGTTTAGTGAAGCAGGAATTAACAGAACTGAGGAGAAAGGGGACCGCGGGCTccatttttattagtcatatcgtaagaagccaacaaagacatcaaggacagcataggggataTTACATGTACTTATTAAAAGAAttcaagaaatgataaattattggaaatgaaagtgaatgaaaaaagaactggctgcaggtggggcacgagctcacgtcttcgcattacgcatgcaaTATTCTTACCAACTCAGCTACCACGgctcgttttcccatccactttctgggcgaTTTATttttatctactagaactaaacatgggagtgttagccagcgctacaCCTCACGACATTGACGGCGGATgtgggacgtttttttttttgtcgcagtcGTCGcgtgtacgtgatctttttgagaCTTCGAGTCCGGCAGcgttgatgccttcaggtagcatgtgcgAGTTTATTAACCAGTtaccttcacccaaaaagatcacgtacatgtgacacctgcgacaaaaaaaggatgttccacatccactgTCAAGGCCGTGAGGTGTGggactggctaacactcccaggtttagttccagtagataaacataagtgcccctaaagtggatgggaaaaaggcgctgcggtagctcaattggtaagagcatcacacgcgtaatgcgaagacatgggctggttccccacctgcggccagttgttttttcaaccactttcatttgcattagtttgccatttctttatttcaattattaGGTATATGTGATTTCCCCTGTGCTGtccttgttggcttcttattatattgacacgtatacatctttatctttcaccggtggccgctttccaccggctaacaaatgttaaacgttatcgctcggcgcaggacgcgcctgtgtcggaggtttctagaacgttatcgatgcttctttccgttgcctgttttcaccgacgcttctgttatctgattgcatgactgaggcgaattgtctagagctttctggaagacacgcgggcatcagggattaatctagaaccttcgatgactcaggtataaaagccgacgcgtttcgccgctgatcagattccgacgatcgccgactgtgttcgccgctatcgttgtgcttcaagtgtaacttgcttttgtgggcacaggttcgcccaataaagaatcagtttcgtcattcccagttttacgactgtttgcttcatcgtcactactacgtgacaatatgactaATGCTCTACTAATGACACACAAGTCTAAAATGACCTCCTGTGCTGCAGAGAAGGCTGGTATGTGAATTTGAGAACATCATCCGATCTCACACAACTGCTACTCATTTCTGCACCCAGCTTCCATTGTCCAAAAATACAGTGCCCACTGTCCTGAGTGAAAAACTTTTCTAATCACAACCTCAAGCAACAACCAAGCAGATGGCTCAGATGGAATCAAAATGCTGAAATTAGGAAGTAGCTTTAGTAACACATTTGGTTGAGTGTTGCGATCTTAATTTGGAAGCCATGCATTTTCAGTGTAATGCTATCTCCAAACACTACTAGTTTGGCCCACATTCAAACCTTTGTAATGCAAGTATTAACTATTTTCAGTATCTTGCCTTACGGTGAGCTTAAAGTGTGCTTCAAGGAAGGCACTTTCACTATCATGCTTAGTGGCCGTCGAAGCAAGTCGGCATACCTCAGCGTGTCTGTGCAACATGCTGCACAGACACGCTGCAACTTCCAAATATACACTATACTGCAGATGCACTTCAAAAGAACCATCTGCGGCTTACAATGCACCCATCAAGAAAGCTTCACGTGAAATGCAGCTATAAACTATTCTGTACCTCTCATCACTAATCCTTTCACAATTGACTGGGAGCCAATTTATTGAGGCAGCATGAAGTGATGTGTGTGCTGCTACAGTAAAAGTGTTGGAATACACAATTACCTTCTATAGTGGGATACAACTCAAGACTGCAGGTGCAAATGTCACAAAGAGGAAGTTCTCAAGCCGAAGGCATCAACCGGCCATGATGTTGCAGCGCATTTGATTAATTTGTGGTTAATCCCTTCCCCTTGCTGGCTGGTGCGATGTATTAGCAAGTGTACGTGAATTAACCACACAGTCATGACAATCAGTCGatgccattgttttttttttttggggggggggggggcatttgccGCCGCAATGTTCAATTGTATCTGACTATAGTGGCAATATGAAGAAGCACTCAAGCCTTAATAAACCAAAATACAAAAAAGCAAAACTTTGCATTAGTAGCAAACCTGTATCTGACAAGTGGGAGCAATGCCAGCCTTGGTGGTACCTCCACATCTAttgttgctttatttttcttATGGGGCTCAAACTTTTGGTGACATGTTAGTTGAAACTATTCTCAGACCTCACATAATAAAGACAAAATACCTTTGCTATAGCAGTCATTGGCAAGCTGCCGTTATGGCATTAGAAAAATAGTTACCATCATTAACATTCACACAAGtaattatgttttctttttcaaggcTCAAAATCAGGAGTCCCATGGAAGCCAGTGTTGTCAGGAAGGTACATGGTGGAAAATAAAAGAGCTTCTACCAAAAAGCAACTCAACTAACAGTTCAGTTCTGAGAAAGCAGCCTTGCTCACAATGGGGGAAAATATAGTGGTATTGCTTTAAGTACAGTGCACAAAGGAACCCCAAGATCTTGCAGACTGGTGGCAGATTTCAACCTTTGTGATTCAGTGTATGGACTGTTTGCATACTTAACGGCTCGAGATGTAGCCATGATGCTGACATTTTTTGTAAGCACCCATGCCTGTGCCTCACTAGGACAGTGACCGGAAGAAACAAAATGTTGGACAGACTATCTAACAATCTGATGCGAGCAACTTGTGTAAGCAGTGGTGATTTTGCCCAAATGCTTTTATGATAAAAGCTTCTCCAAATGACGTTCTTGCTTTTGCGATTTTGTAGCATTGAAATATCTAAACTTGCGTCGGAGCATTCCATATTTCCTTCCGCTGGTTTACcagaacttgccgcaataatgcaTTCGCCTTTCATTGACAGGCTCCCGTAGGCTTGCTGCTCTTGTTTGTGCAAGATCATGATGGCACGCTTCCACCCGTGTAACGTGAAGTAATCACCTCCACTGATCACTCAATGAATGCCTTTTGCATGATGGTATGCTTCGTCCTCTCGCTGGTGTTTCTTCGCTACAGTGTCTGCTTCTCACTTGCGTTGCTTCTCTTATTCGCTGGGCATCTGACACTCAAGCCTATGCGCATCCAGCATGCAATGACAGGCTCCTGCATCTACTTCTCGGTGCTGGCGACGAACACATTGTTCCGCTAGCCGAGCTCACTTTGCTTACATCATCTAGTGCTGGTCCTTTGATCTGTCTAGCCTCACGCTTTCGTTGCCTTTGCTGTCAGCACACCAAACACGCCTCTTGGTTCTTGCTGGCATCTAACATCTTTCCTCCCTGGAATCCTGGAGCTCGGCCTGGGAAGCGGGAGCTAACAGCCGGGAGCATGCTAAACAGGGATTGACAAAGCATGCAGTTCTCGGGAACGGAGACACACTTTCGCAAACAAGCAAGGAAGGGCACATGCGGGAGAGAGACCTTGGCGTGGCTGCATCTCTCAATTGACATCATCGCTGACACAAGCACCACCATACGTCAACTGCTGATGGACACAACCTGGCATTCCCTTTCACCCTCACGGAGCACGAGGCTTCACCCTGACGCCACATTCCCGTGGGAGGGACAGCAGCAGTGCATTCACAATAAAACATTTGCTAAGAGAATTGAAAGCCCCACGCCGATTGTTCACGTATTTCCTTCAATAATTTTTTAACATTCCCCAACTCGTCGGTATGCAGTTGGGAAACGAAATTTTGCATGTACACCTGCGAAATATTTTTTTGCTTGTCTTTCACAAGCACTAATAAGCTTGCAGGTTTGCACATGTGCAGTATGCACATCACACTGGTATCACTGATGCCTACATTGCATAGGTTTGTAGCCTACTTCTGGGTAAGCATCATCAGCCTGACTATGCCGACTGCAGGGCAAAGGCCCTCTCCCATATTCCTCAAATAACCCGATCCTGTGCTAGCTGCAGCCACGTCATCCCCGCAAACTTCTTAATCTCATCTACCCACTTAACTTTCTGCCGCCTCCTGCTGCACTTGCCTTCTCTTAGAATCCGGTCTGTTACCATTAATGCCTATCGGCTATCTTGCCTTCtcattacatggcatgcccatGCAGATTTCATTATTTAATGCCCATTTTTCTTGATTTCAACTAAGATGTCATTAAGCCGCGTTTGTTCCCTGACTCGCTTTGCTCTCTTATCCCTCAACGTTACACCTATCATTTTCCTTTCCATTGCTCACTGCATCGTCCTCAATGACAGTTGAACCCGTTTTTCAAGCCTCCAGGTTTCTGCGCCGTAGTTAAGTACTGGTAAGATGCAGCTGTTATATACTTTTTTCTTGAGGATACACTTCTGGGTAGCTGGTGTTGAGTGCAGTGCTCAACATGCGAGCTGGTGTTCCACTGAATGAGTGTCCACGAAAGCAGCACGCATACAAAAAAAAGGTGGCAGCCTCACAATACATCAATACATACGTCAAAGAATAAGAATAGGGCGGAAGACATTTGGCAGGCCCTCTGAAATCATAACAAGCAGCTCGTCAATATCCCTTAAGAGTAAAGTATATAACAGCTGTACCTTGAGTGTACTAACCCGTCGTGCAGAAACCTAACAAAAAGGATTGAAATATTGAGGACAGCCCAGCGAGCAATGAAAGGAAAATTAtcggtgtaacgttaagagacaggaagagagctgatTTGGTCAGGGAACCAACGCAAGTTAATGATATCCTAGCTGAAATCGAAACGAAGAAATGGGCATGGGTAGGGCATATAATACAAGACAAGATCACCGTTTGGTCTGTTAGGACAATGGAATGGagtccaagagaaaggaaatgtAACAGGGGGGGCGTCATGAAAGCTAGGTAGGCAGATGAAATGAGGAAGTTTGCGGGGATGAGCTCGGTGCAGCCTCAACAGAACAGTTTATTGGAGGAATATAAGAGAGGCCTTTGCCCTGCAGCTGCATAGCTGGGCTGATGATGAGATGTCGAGTAAAAGAATCCATTTTTTACAATTAAAATGCAATCATTCAACTACCTCCCTGTGCCATGCAGTATGAGGTACATGAACAGCCGCTTCTGTATCTTAAATAAATAACCCGTGGATCCCTTCGCTAAATACCTGAACAAGCTGGAACAAGTAATGCAGTTTACTTTTGAAGGCGATGATAGCCGCCTGTCTTTCCTTGATGCGCTCATCTTCCGAGAATCTTCACGAATGACAATCAACATTTTCAGAAAACGCACACCAGCTGCTACATTTGTTTTGAAATCTCTACGCGCCATTTCACAAGTGTTCCATAGTTGCCTCACTCTTCCACTCAGTGAAAAGAATCTGTAGTAAACAAGACGAGGCTGATGAATTTGAACATATTTTAGGGAATGTTTTTCGCGTGCGGCTATCCTGGGCGCTTTACTTGCTGAATGGAATGCAGACACGCCCATCCAGCACTATGTCTGACTGCAAGCACCCAGAAGTAGGCTGCGATCTCACATGCTCCAGGCATCAGTCAAACGCCAGTGTCTATATTATGCTAATATGACACACCCGCTTTGCATGTGCCAACCCGCTAACTACATAACTACAGTGCAGGTGAAAGGCAAAAACGCTAAACAAAGACTAATTCTCAGATGTTGCATGCGAAATCCCATGTGCTGAATGTACATTTCGGCGAGTCAGAGAACTTCAAAAAAGACCGCAGAAACATCATTGAAAATAATGTGAACAATCAGCATGTCGCTTTGAATGCTTCACCATATCAGCCATATCACCATCACCATATCGCCACCATGCAATGGAAAAGAACACAGCAACATGGCTTTATCTTTCATTAATAATACTGGTGACAGCACACATGTTAAGTTGTAACAATGGAAATTTGTCACCACTCTATCAAAAGGGTGTGGGCTCTATCACAGATTGCACTTGATGTGCTGCCATTACAGTTCAccgtttttttgttttgctcgtggcatcttgtttttttctcattcttcaaGATTCCTCTATGATCACTCAAGTAAGAGCACAGGAAACTAACGTGAATATGTGCATAAGCATCACAAAAAAGCGTCATGTTCTGTTTGCCACGATTGATAATGCTACAAAACTGTTTTCAGAAGTACAATTGCATTTTAGTCTTGATTGCTGCATCATTTAGCTTCTGGCACTTTTTTTGCGACGGTGATATAACTATGTGCATATATTACTTCTGAGTTGACTGATTGTACTAAAAGGGTCAAGATATACATACACTGATCTTTTACGGCAGAAACACTTCACATTATGTTACTGATAAACAACAGAAAGATGTTTGCATGAAATAATGTTTATAAAAAAAATGCCTCCTGAAACAAACACCAAAGACAGTCCATTGAATTATCAAAAAATAAAAGCCGGGATGTTCAAACCCTAGCTATAGCATACATGCCAGATAATGCGAGAACCACATCAGCTGCCAGACCTCCAGCAGAAACAAAGCATTATACCAATATGCCCTCAGTAACTGTAGTGGAAATGCGATCAAACCATCACAAATTTTATGCACACAACTCCTCACACTCATCAATAGAAAAAGAATGCTGGCAATTTCTGCGATGCACAATCCACGACGCATAAAATCAGCATGACAACACATTCCAATTTACCCATAAATATTAATGGTTACCTGACCACCAAATGATTACTGGCATTgaatgcacacacacactttccagcAAAATCACCCCTCTGGGTCCTGTGCTGCCTTGGCCAAATATCTATGACCTCTGTGAGCAGTGTCCATAATTTCACCGAAATAGCCACACACTCCTACAGAATCTCAGAAGCAACAGTACCACCCACTCCAAGCCATCGATATTAGTAACTGAGCACCATGCAATGCCGATAGTACAGCCAAATCAGTCAAGAAGTGGTTGAACACAAactccagaaaaaaaattgttttctcaGTGTTTCCTTTCTATGCATGTACATGAACTTCCTTTGAGCCCTATTTTACTAGCGGCAGAaaccaagcagcagcagcctccaaATTTCATTCCACAGCTGATTAGTTGTTTGGGTTCAGCAAACATTTTCCTGCTTCAAGATTGCTTTCGTACTTATCAGCAATATCATAAAAGGGTCCTATGATACATGAATATGTCTATATAACTTTATCATCACTGCACATGTGAGAAGTGTAACAACCAAAACAAGAAAGGTAATCACAGCTCAGTTAACAAGTGAACTCGGTACTTACCGCTGTGTGAACTCCAAGCAGAGGCTTGTGTCCTTAGGGTACGCAAGATTAAATGCAAAGTGTGCGAAAAACATGAGCCGGAATGCCTGGCATGGGTTTGTTGCGTGTATCACTGGCAGGGTGTCAATGCATATGGTGAAGTTCCTTGCAGTAATAAAACTGCCTCCTGCACAAAAGAAGTAGTAAATCAGGAATGCTCGCCCGGGTGTGGTACCACAGAAAATACCTTTTGCAATGATGAAAGGAGAACATGGCATGTCCCCAAGGTCTTCATCACTGGCGCATTCCTGGTGTAAAAGAAAATTAAAGGCATATAAGAATGTCCACCAGAGCAGCACCATGGGAAAGCTGAAAGTATACACAGGTTACAAGTAAGCATGTGACCAAGCATAAGTACAAATAAGGCATTTCAGTGCTTGCTCAAGCTCGTGATGTTTTCCCCAAGAGTCTATAGTGAATTAAATGCTTTGGCTTATATGTAAATAGGTGTCAACGACATGTTAAAGCCCTGAAAACCAGCATAGGCATGTACACATGTTGGCTTAATTATTTACAATACTGGGACTAATACAAGGTGtacgaactatcatgcaccaagattttaaaatatgcacatgccgcgtagctggacagaaccaaggtaatgttgtttgccgtccccTCACTTGAAGATACTCAagttttgtattccgcctaattacatatttagtctaaataattattcaactttacAAATATTAGATAAAAGTGTCATcaagaaaattgttgagcaacacGGAAAACTACAGCTTACTGTTGCTGAATATGTCCTACATAAGTTTTTTTCCAGCATGAAAGAAGCCTgaaaatacacgcaaagtgccttgagcagccagtcgtgcggcaatttcaCAATCGGAAAAatttttacgtagcacgtattgagcaacagaaggctaTATCgaaagtttttcatgttgctctacaattttcttattgacacttttcatttaaatatatttcagaagttgatgaaataatactaattatgtaattaggcggaacaaGAAATAATTTAAGTACCTCAAAaagacggcaaacattacctcggttctgtccagctacgtggcatttgaatattcttaaatttttgtgcatgATGGATGGGCCACcatgtatatattatatatataccaGGCATTTCAGCGAACattaaaaatgtttaaaggttgcctgtggcagatggcacagttctagttcttgagctggtccactcgaagagggggacatcactagcacaaaaaattgaaatgcataatcgactaattaacaaacattcactaattatgCTTATAACTGATTACCTttggcccatactgcaatttacaaattgtagctgtggcattcgcaaggcggatccacttggaacgaattctcaggatgacaccagtttcgaaatattcattcccgaactttgcagagaaatacattggcattccagttaattttgtgcttcaatgcatgaaacaagggcttgttaagaaagtaactggaatgccaatgcatttctctgcacaACGGTTCTCGCAGCGGTTGTGGCAGTACAAGACAAACTCAGAAACAAGGGATGTGGAAATGGTAAAAGTACAGAAAAAGAATGAATGTGAAGAGCAATAAAAAAGGGAAAGAAGCGTTAAGCGCGGCTATCGCTGCAGCCAAGGGCTACATCCACAGTAAGACACCACCGGTTCTGAGCAGGCCGCCCGTATCAGGACGCACGTTACATTATAGTCAAATACAGCTCAAGAACGAAGTGGCAAATGCCCCTCAAAAGAGGCCCTCCGTCCAGTAATGTCAAGAGACTCATGGCGTTGCAGCTGATCTGGTTAACCAGCAATTAATCGCTTTGTACTTGCCAGTCCCCTGGAATGTAATGCTAACAGGTCAAAGAGAAATAACCACGTCATGAAAATCTGTCATGATTGACTAGCTCCTGAGGGGCATTTACTGCTTCATTCGTAAATTGCACCCGGCTTTACACAATGCTGCATTCTCTAATCGTATTTGACAATGTTAGCTTCAAATAGTAATAGTAATTTAGACAATAAATAATACTACAATATGGTATCCTATGTAGGGTTATATGTACAAAACTGACGCAAGAGCTGTGAGATGCCATGGCGGACAGGCACTGATTTGATCTAAGATTGCAATGCTTACCTCGACTACCTTACAGAAGAGCTCGCAGTCTTCATCGAAGATGGCGAGCAGGAGGAGGGGAGTGGCTTCGTACTCTACAGCCATTGTCTTTAGTTCAATTCTGGCCTTTTCGATTTGCTCTAGGCATGTCCTCACGTTCGCCTTTTTTATTAAGCTGTGAGCATACCTAAAAACCTGTCGCCCAACAGTCTTGATTTGATCGTCAAATGTTTGAGAGGCACTGAACCCCAGCAGTACATTGATATGTGAACACATGTGCATTTCTTCAAAGAGGAAAGGCCAGTTTTCCTTCACGTACAGCACGCTTCTGCTGGCATTGATCAACTGCCTCTGTGACGAATATGTTTCAGCCATTAGTTGTGTGACTCGAGAACTGTTTGGGGAAGCTAGCCTAAATTGGGCTTGCAACTCTTCTCTTTTCTTCTCTTGAGTTTCAGCTGTTTCCATGGACGGAAGATCAGGCTGCCAGGCTACACAGCCATAAGAATCTTTTTGGAGTTGTGGCTTTTTTGTGGTGAACTCTTCTTCATCTTCTGAAACACACCGCTTCAAACACTCAGAACTGCGCCTTCTCTTGTTGTTAATGCAATTCTCCAGCTTC
This genomic stretch from Dermacentor silvarum isolate Dsil-2018 chromosome 2, BIME_Dsil_1.4, whole genome shotgun sequence harbors:
- the LOC125942922 gene encoding uncharacterized protein LOC125942922 isoform X2, with amino-acid sequence MDLEKHISSWLPHLDNEVMQLTVQKLLDCGVQSLEHLKYVVEADLMFLNVVSRRILLEKFQTAASPAVQVSIPKGSEASVSLLGQAFDIPWDAFPPELVKACQEGRRPLKSDLNEMVRTLSDRVLACHQKPGRKVLRAIASEIVSKFPRTFEDTLNGTVIATGLETLLWKLENCINNKRRRSSECLKRCVSEDEEEFTTKKPQLQKDSYGCVAWQPDLPSMETAETQEKKREELQAQFRLASPNSSRVTQLMAETYSSQRQLINASRSVLYVKENWPFLFEEMHMCSHINVLLGFSASQTFDDQIKTVGRQVFRYAHSLIKKANVRTCLEQIEKARIELKTMAVEYEATPLLLLAIFDEDCELFCKVVEECASDEDLGDMPCSPFIIAKGGSFITARNFTICIDTLPVIHATNPCQAFRLMFFAHFAFNLAYPKDTSLCLEFTQRTIAGVNPGRGTKIERTKKKQHCLSPKVASLITSLQDFDV
- the LOC125942922 gene encoding uncharacterized protein LOC125942922 isoform X1; the protein is MLFTGRMDLEKHISSWLPHLDNEVMQLTVQKLLDCGVQSLEHLKYVVEADLMFLNVVSRRILLEKFQTAASPAVQVSIPKGSEASVSLLGQAFDIPWDAFPPELVKACQEGRRPLKSDLNEMVRTLSDRVLACHQKPGRKVLRAIASEIVSKFPRTFEDTLNGTVIATGLETLLWKLENCINNKRRRSSECLKRCVSEDEEEFTTKKPQLQKDSYGCVAWQPDLPSMETAETQEKKREELQAQFRLASPNSSRVTQLMAETYSSQRQLINASRSVLYVKENWPFLFEEMHMCSHINVLLGFSASQTFDDQIKTVGRQVFRYAHSLIKKANVRTCLEQIEKARIELKTMAVEYEATPLLLLAIFDEDCELFCKVVEECASDEDLGDMPCSPFIIAKGGSFITARNFTICIDTLPVIHATNPCQAFRLMFFAHFAFNLAYPKDTSLCLEFTQRTIAGVNPGRGTKIERTKKKQHCLSPKVASLITSLQDFDV